The following coding sequences lie in one Crassostrea angulata isolate pt1a10 chromosome 10, ASM2561291v2, whole genome shotgun sequence genomic window:
- the LOC128167034 gene encoding syntaxin-7-like isoform X1 yields MATYGKGEFGGFSSYQTGDSPRTTGGEGGSELSRLTNAISSNIQKITQNVSQIQNNVSRIGTPQDSDEIRERVHQLTHHTNQVAKDTNKLMKDLAHLTVPAAEQSKWRMQRDRLTDDFSTALKNFQTIQRTAAEKERASVARARAQSGNFTKSPFDDDTGRDDLNMTPGFSQTRQVLQMEEDVDLDMLHEREAAIKQLESDITDVNQIFKDLGMLVHEQGEMLDSIEANVETTAVHVEEGRKQLSSAQKYQSKARRKKCICVVILVVVLAVIAIILAATLGTKSSN; encoded by the exons ATGGCAACGTATGGGAAAGGTGAATTTGGAGGATTCTCTTCTTACCAGACTGGGGATTCACCACGAACTACAG GTGGAGAGGGAGGAAGTGAATTGTCCAGACTGACCAATGCAATCAGCTCCAACATACAGAAAATCACACAGAATG TTTCACAAATACAAAACAACGTCTCCAGAATTGGGACGCCTCAAGATTCTGATGAAATCCGTGAAAGAGT GCATCAGTTAACTCATCACACAAACCAGGTGGCAAAGGACACCAACAAACTGATGAAAGACTTGGCCCACCTGACTGTCCCCGCAGCAGAACAG AGTAAATGGCGGATGCAACGAGATCGTCTAACTGATGACTTTAGCACAGCcctcaaaaattttcaaaccattCAGCGGACAGCAGCCGAGAAGGAGCGAGCTAGTGTTGCTCGAGCTCGAGCTCAGTCAGGAAACTTCACAAAG TCTCCCTTTGATGATGATACAGGAAGGGATGACCTAAATATGACCCCTGG GTTTTCTCAGACACGGCAGGTTCTACAAATGGAGGAAGATGTTGATCTGGATATGCTCCACGAGAGAGAAGCGGCCATCAAACAGCTAGAG AGTGATATCACAGATGTCAACCAGATATTCAAAGATTTAGGGATGTTGGTTCATGAACAGGGGGAGATGCTAG ACAGTATAGAAGCTAATGTGGAAACGACTGCTGTGCATGTTGAGGAGGGCAGAAAACAGCTGTCTAGTGCCCAGAAGTACCAG TCCAAAGCACGCAGAAAAAAGTGTATATGTGTTGTGATCCTTGTGGTAGTTCTAGCTGTCATCGCTATAATACTCGCAGCCACGCTCGGAACTAAAAGTAGCAACTAA
- the LOC128165605 gene encoding trichohyalin-like → MGCKQSKGAIRIQPVGPAEIRRDNSRLKKCNSDMNIERDVNSRKKSSMRRTKSQKSTGSHLTASCASLDSQLSHADSPRGQSATSKVSKHSTDSGLGEEYAHVITEFSEERAVQRIEEEFEEHNDLDLGISGVAIPVRTSAKDRDRMQEAMIMQALREEGLITRPQGQGASGLSFEITAEGAMMKRPPPRLEKLEKRRKKKRALTEEEIREKLERAERRKRRKEQERLEKIKEKEKTNTNDALEQFAQLQREKEEQVNKKLDSVSDNREKLLKERQQRQKERQRRAEMVRQRKQLAAMEGNEQEEDVIPTGNQLDRS, encoded by the exons ATGGGCTGTAAACAATCAAAAGGCGCCATCCGCATCCAGCCCGTGGGTCCAGCCGAGATCCGGAGGGACAACTCCAGACTGAAGAAATGTAACAGTGATATGAACATAGAGAGAGATGTGAATTCCAGGAAAAAGAGCTCCATGCGCCGGACCAAGTCCCAGAAATCGACCGGGAGCCACCTAACGGCGTCCTGCGCTAGTCTGGACTCTCAGCTCTCCCACGCAGACTCGCCCCGGGGACAGAGCGCCACATCCAAGGTATCCAAACACAGTACGGACTCCGGCCTCGGGGAGGAGTACGCCCACGTCATCACGGAGTTCTCTGAGGAGCGGGCCGTCCAGAGGATAGAGGAGGAGTTTGAGGAGCACAATGATCTGG ATCTAGGAATAAGTGGTGTAGCTATTCCAGTTCGCACTAGCGCCAAGGACCGCGATCGCATGCAGGAGGCCATGATAATGCAAGCCCTGCGGGAGGAAGGTCTAATCACCAGGCCCCAGGGGCAGGGGGCGTCAGGGTTAAGCTTCGAGATCACGGCAGAGGGGGCAATGATGAAGAGACCACCCCCTCGGCTGGAGAAACTGGAGAAGAGGAGGAAGAAGAAGCGAGCACTGACTGAGGAAGAGATCAGGGAGAAGCTGGAGAGGGCTGAGAGGAGGAAGAGG AGGAAAGAGCAAGAACGActggaaaaaataaaagagaaagaaaagacCAACACGAACGACGCGCTGGAACAGTTTGCACAGTTGCAAAGAGAAAAAGAAGAACAGGTGAATAAAAAACTAGACTCTGTGTCCGACAACCGTGAAAAATTACTGAAGGAAAGACAGCAAAGACAGAAGGAGCGACAGAGGCGGGCTGAAATGGTCCGGCAGCGAAAACAGCTAGCAGCCATGGAAGGCAACGAACAGGAAGAAGACGTCATACCAACCGGAAACCAACTAGACCGATCCTAA
- the LOC128167034 gene encoding syntaxin-7-like isoform X3, which produces MATYGKGEFGGFSSYQTGDSPRTTGGEGGSELSRLTNAISSNIQKITQNVSQIQNNVSRIGTPQDSDEIRERVHQLTHHTNQVAKDTNKLMKDLAHLTVPAAEQSKWRMQRDRLTDDFSTALKNFQTIQRTAAEKERASVARARAQSGNFTKSPFDDDTGRDDLNMTPGFSQTRQVLQMEEDVDLDMLHEREAAIKQLESDITDVNQIFKDLGMLVHEQGEMLDSIETTVESSQGHVESGQKQLLLASSYQTKSRRKTAYIVIVVVIVVIAVSLIIYAIAS; this is translated from the exons ATGGCAACGTATGGGAAAGGTGAATTTGGAGGATTCTCTTCTTACCAGACTGGGGATTCACCACGAACTACAG GTGGAGAGGGAGGAAGTGAATTGTCCAGACTGACCAATGCAATCAGCTCCAACATACAGAAAATCACACAGAATG TTTCACAAATACAAAACAACGTCTCCAGAATTGGGACGCCTCAAGATTCTGATGAAATCCGTGAAAGAGT GCATCAGTTAACTCATCACACAAACCAGGTGGCAAAGGACACCAACAAACTGATGAAAGACTTGGCCCACCTGACTGTCCCCGCAGCAGAACAG AGTAAATGGCGGATGCAACGAGATCGTCTAACTGATGACTTTAGCACAGCcctcaaaaattttcaaaccattCAGCGGACAGCAGCCGAGAAGGAGCGAGCTAGTGTTGCTCGAGCTCGAGCTCAGTCAGGAAACTTCACAAAG TCTCCCTTTGATGATGATACAGGAAGGGATGACCTAAATATGACCCCTGG GTTTTCTCAGACACGGCAGGTTCTACAAATGGAGGAAGATGTTGATCTGGATATGCTCCACGAGAGAGAAGCGGCCATCAAACAGCTAGAG AGTGATATCACAGATGTCAACCAGATATTCAAAGATTTAGGGATGTTGGTTCATGAACAGGGGGAGATGCTAG ATTCTATAGAAACCACTGTGGAGAGTTCTCAAGGTCATGTGGAGAGTGGCCAGAAACAGCTGTTACTGGCCAGCTCCTACCAG ACAAAGTCGCGGAGAAAGACAGCGTATATCGTGATTGTCGTGGTGATAGTAGTAATTGCAGTGTCCTTGATTATTTACGCCATTGCCAGCTAG
- the LOC128167034 gene encoding syntaxin-7-like isoform X2, translated as MATYGKGEFGGFSSYQTGDSPRTTGGEGGSELSRLTNAISSNIQKITQNVSQIQNNVSRIGTPQDSDEIRERVHQLTHHTNQVAKDTNKLMKDLAHLTVPAAEQSKWRMQRDRLTDDFSTALKNFQTIQRTAAEKERASVARARAQSGNFTKSPFDDDTGRDDLNMTPGFSQTRQVLQMEEDVDLDMLHEREAAIKQLESDITDVNQIFKDLGMLVHEQGEMLDSIEANVETTAVHVEEGRKQLSSAQKYQTKSRRKTAYIVIVVVIVVIAVSLIIYAIAS; from the exons ATGGCAACGTATGGGAAAGGTGAATTTGGAGGATTCTCTTCTTACCAGACTGGGGATTCACCACGAACTACAG GTGGAGAGGGAGGAAGTGAATTGTCCAGACTGACCAATGCAATCAGCTCCAACATACAGAAAATCACACAGAATG TTTCACAAATACAAAACAACGTCTCCAGAATTGGGACGCCTCAAGATTCTGATGAAATCCGTGAAAGAGT GCATCAGTTAACTCATCACACAAACCAGGTGGCAAAGGACACCAACAAACTGATGAAAGACTTGGCCCACCTGACTGTCCCCGCAGCAGAACAG AGTAAATGGCGGATGCAACGAGATCGTCTAACTGATGACTTTAGCACAGCcctcaaaaattttcaaaccattCAGCGGACAGCAGCCGAGAAGGAGCGAGCTAGTGTTGCTCGAGCTCGAGCTCAGTCAGGAAACTTCACAAAG TCTCCCTTTGATGATGATACAGGAAGGGATGACCTAAATATGACCCCTGG GTTTTCTCAGACACGGCAGGTTCTACAAATGGAGGAAGATGTTGATCTGGATATGCTCCACGAGAGAGAAGCGGCCATCAAACAGCTAGAG AGTGATATCACAGATGTCAACCAGATATTCAAAGATTTAGGGATGTTGGTTCATGAACAGGGGGAGATGCTAG ACAGTATAGAAGCTAATGTGGAAACGACTGCTGTGCATGTTGAGGAGGGCAGAAAACAGCTGTCTAGTGCCCAGAAGTACCAG ACAAAGTCGCGGAGAAAGACAGCGTATATCGTGATTGTCGTGGTGATAGTAGTAATTGCAGTGTCCTTGATTATTTACGCCATTGCCAGCTAG
- the LOC128167034 gene encoding syntaxin-7-like isoform X4, giving the protein MATYGKGEFGGFSSYQTGDSPRTTGGEGGSELSRLTNAISSNIQKITQNVSQIQNNVSRIGTPQDSDEIRERVHQLTHHTNQVAKDTNKLMKDLAHLTVPAAEQSKWRMQRDRLTDDFSTALKNFQTIQRTAAEKERASVARARAQSGNFTKSPFDDDTGRDDLNMTPGFSQTRQVLQMEEDVDLDMLHEREAAIKQLESDITDVNQIFKDLGMLVHEQGEMLVQSTQKKVYMCCDPCGSSSCHRYNTRSHARN; this is encoded by the exons ATGGCAACGTATGGGAAAGGTGAATTTGGAGGATTCTCTTCTTACCAGACTGGGGATTCACCACGAACTACAG GTGGAGAGGGAGGAAGTGAATTGTCCAGACTGACCAATGCAATCAGCTCCAACATACAGAAAATCACACAGAATG TTTCACAAATACAAAACAACGTCTCCAGAATTGGGACGCCTCAAGATTCTGATGAAATCCGTGAAAGAGT GCATCAGTTAACTCATCACACAAACCAGGTGGCAAAGGACACCAACAAACTGATGAAAGACTTGGCCCACCTGACTGTCCCCGCAGCAGAACAG AGTAAATGGCGGATGCAACGAGATCGTCTAACTGATGACTTTAGCACAGCcctcaaaaattttcaaaccattCAGCGGACAGCAGCCGAGAAGGAGCGAGCTAGTGTTGCTCGAGCTCGAGCTCAGTCAGGAAACTTCACAAAG TCTCCCTTTGATGATGATACAGGAAGGGATGACCTAAATATGACCCCTGG GTTTTCTCAGACACGGCAGGTTCTACAAATGGAGGAAGATGTTGATCTGGATATGCTCCACGAGAGAGAAGCGGCCATCAAACAGCTAGAG AGTGATATCACAGATGTCAACCAGATATTCAAAGATTTAGGGATGTTGGTTCATGAACAGGGGGAGATGCTAG TCCAAAGCACGCAGAAAAAAGTGTATATGTGTTGTGATCCTTGTGGTAGTTCTAGCTGTCATCGCTATAATACTCGCAGCCACGCTCGGAACTAA